The genomic interval TGGCCGCTCCGGCATTGACAGCAGTCAAAACTCGCCGATCGTACGGCGTCAGGCCTCCGGCGACTTGCCCCGTCGCCGCCATTTGTCCTTGTCTCTCCGAAAGAATAATGATCGAATCGCGCCCAGAGTGGTCTCTTCTCAGTCAATAATTATCCGCCGTCGGCCCAATTACTGTGGGTTGGTTGGTTTTCTCTGCGCTGCTGTTTTTCTCAAGTCATTTCCCGGGTTCGAGTCTTAACGGCGAAGAACCAATTTTGCCACAATTTTACAGCTCATACTAGTAAAAGTAAACACTTTTTTTTATCGGGTGTTAGATGTGTATTTAGCACTTTAGTTGCTCGTTAGTTTCTGATTCTCAATGTTTACCATGAAAATGAGTTCACCATCGAATTTTATTAGTTATACAGTAGCAAACGGTGTCATTTGCTAGATAATATGGTTGAAGTGTAATGTatattgtttctttcagaccTTTGTAATACATATTTTCATAAGAATCATATTATCCGATATTATATGACAGACACAACTTAATATGCATACGATGCATGCAGTAGTGGTAATGGACTGTTGTGGCTTAAACAAGGTTTTAAGTTCGAAACCTTATGGATGCAGCACCATGCGTTAAGAGAGTCAACTCATCTACAGAGACCGTCAAATACTCGGAATTGATTATTTGTAAAAGAGTACGACCCCAATATGCCAAATCTTTttacaaataataataataataatatgtaTACGTGCACGGCTTGCTAGTTGCTATGTTGTGTTACGGGGAATATGCCAAAACTTTAATTTGGTGTGACTCGTCCCTATAGTCCATGTGAAACACTTATCTCTTGTTGTAAGGAAATCATTAATACTTGACATAGTTGTTAAACAACCAAATTCTTCAATCTTCATTTTCAATCCTTCAACTGAAAGAAGAAACATCTTGCACACGCGAGAGGGTTAGTGCATCCACATATGAATCAAACGACAAGACTtggttgtttttatatttcagTGAACAATAAAAGCCTAATGATGTTAGGGCCTACATGGGAACAAATTTCAAGCCCTGGGTTGGTGGTGATAGAAACGTGAAATTCCAGTCTCTATTAACATTATCAGGTGCTGCCTTACTGATTGAGACACACGTTAGGTTTTTGGTCTGTTCTCTCATTCAAGTGCATCTTAATCAATTTCATTATCGTATATTCATACACTTCATTCTTTTCCACCATTTTATAGTTTGGAAAATATGAATACTTACATATAGGAGTAAGATACTGACTCAAATCACTTCTGTCTTGAGAATATCTTTCATGGTGTATCTGCAATGGTAGTTTTCCTTTTCATCATTGCAGTCCTTCTCTTCATTTggtgcgacataaacaaatggcTGATAAGTTAGAGCTTCATTGAAGTCCTGAAGAGACTCCAAGATCATAACCACATCGGTCATCACTGGCCTGGACTTGGGGTTGTTGCTCAAGCAAGTATAAGCCAATGTAGCTGCCTTGCTAGCCCCTTTGGTGGAATACTGTCCCTCCAGTCTTGGGTCTATGATGCGGTTGAGCTTTCTCGGATCCTTCAACAGAGGCCTTGCCCATTCTACAAGGCACTGTTTGCGGCTCCGGCGAGTTCTATCCACAGACCTTTTACCTGTCAACAGCTCTAGTAGAACTACTCCAAAGCTATACACATCACTCTTGGTTGTTAAGTGACCTGAATTCAAATTACTAAAATGTTAAATTAATTCATGAGAGGTTATATATGTTATGCCTAAGAAGCTAATTAAGCTTGAACTATATTGGCATTGGGTTACCTGTTCTTATGTATTCAGGGGCTGCATACCCTTGAGTCCCTAGTATACGTGTTACAACATGtgtttcttctccttctgGACCATCCTTTGCTAACCCAAAATCAGAAAGTTTTGCTGTATAATCCTAAAAGTTGGAATCGAAGTGTAAATGTTACAGTACTTAGTTTATTACATGCcatgaatatatatagagtAATTGAATGAGAGTTCAGAACAGAACTTACAGATTCTACAAGAACATTTGAAGTTTTGAAATCTCTGAATATCACAGGCCTATGATCTTCATGGAGGAAGGCTAGGCCCTTAGCGGCTCCAACTGCGATTTTCATTCTAGTTGACCATGGAAGAGCAGCAGAATATCCTAAAAGTCTCTGATCAGATTAATACTAGAAGAGTTGGCAACTGATTAACAGAAATGTGAAGAAAAATGGAATTAAGAACTCACTTCTGAAGAGTTGATCTTCCAAGCTTCCTCTGACTATGTATTCGTATACTAGAAGCCTATGCTCCTCTTCACAACAATATCCGATCAGCTTAACAATATTGGGATGTCTCAGCTGTCCAAGGAAGACAAGTTCTGCCTATagaataaaagaaacacataGAATCAATCAAAAGGACTACTTACAGGTTAGAAGATATAAATGATTCTTGTCACGACAACATAATATGAAAATCACTAGTCGGTCGATCATTTGAAAGACATGAGTAATAAGGGAACACACCAGCCACTCACTATGGCCTTGAAAGCCATCCAAGTCTAATAGTTTGACAGCTACCGGCTGAGCCTTCAATGTCCCAGGCCTAAGGTTGTCATCAACAAATCCCTTGTAAACTGGTCCAAAGCCACCTTCACCAAGCAAATTACTCCATGAAAAACCGTTCGTCGCAACTTTAAGCTCCGCGAGTGAGAACACATGAAGGTTTAGGCCGGAAAAAGAATTGGAGAGATCATCTACATAGCTGGGGTCGCTAATTACATCCAACATGGACATCCTTTTCTGCAGAAAAGGGGTTTTCTTATCTTGAACTTGTCTTGTGCAATCTTCATCACTAACCTTGGAACAACACACTGGGATGATACATTTCCATGTGACCTTCTCTGCAGTCATACTGAGAATGAGACAGTTCCAGACTCCCAAAAAATTAACCAACGTCTTATGAGACGACAATGGAAATTATGTAGAAATTCCAAGAAGGCTGAAGATGATGAGAGatctcatcattcattttCTCACCAACcgtacatatatatgcatattctCTGCAGTTCTGTAAAACCTTACTCCATTATTCAAATACAATTTGTACAGCGAATGACGTGCCTAATTCTTGACTTTTCTTGGCTATACAAACTACATGAGGCACCAAACACGTTATGCATGAATTTGTAAAACACTCTAATTAGCTAAAAATACACAAGTACATAACTATTGAGGCAATCCACTAAGAAAAATAAAGGGTTATATAATGATATACAGGATCTATGGATCTACTTGTTTATTGGCCTAATGTCTCATTTTTGGGGTAGGTAAGTTAGGCTATGCAGTATGctgtataatattttgaataataAAGGTGTTAAGAGGTCGAAATCAGATTTCAGCATGCCGCCAACTGGAAGATAACATACCACTCGCCATGTATAGGTTTCTCAAGGCTGTTTCGTCAATGCATGGCAACAAGGAAAGCTGAGTGTGTAAACTTGAGCTTGTCTTTTGGCGAAACTGGAAAGCTAAAAAATGACCATAATTTACAAAGCAACAGAATCAGGAATTGAAATATATGCACGATTTCTGTTTTAAGGTTTTACCTTAATTTGCCGCCTCCGAATCGATTACACAAGCACAGCGCACACCAGTGAGATCAACTAGTTTGATGCACTCTGCCGATGTTCTTCGGGGATTTCATCGAAACGCCTTGCCGGCAGTTTGCATAGTTTGAAGAACTTGGAATTAGCAATAATTTGTTGATATTGAAGCATATGCATTATATATAGTACATGTCATACTAAGATTAACAAAGTTTTTAGTCTAAACATGAATATAGAGCATCAAGAGTTTGGTAATCCCTAGCTTTTCAACATTCCCACGCGCAATGGTAAACCTCGCAAGTGATCGATGATCAGGGGTAATGTTTAGTCTCTGCCAGACTGCCACCGCAATGTTCGAGATGGCATGGATCATGAAAGATCAGTTCTCTGATCATGAAAGATCAGTTCTCTGATCGTGAAAGATTAGTTCTCTCTGTCCTTTGTCATAGTTGGTTGCAAAGGAGAAAAGTACAATTCATAGAGAGACTAGCAAACTAGTAAGCGACGTGGGCTCTGTATAGATTAGTACGATAGTACATACATGACCTCATTGCCTAATTAATTTCATTGGACATGAAGTTCAACCCTTAATTTCTTGCTAATTATTATTGGTAGCAGTTAATGTAGGCTCTTGACTTCAACTTCAACGAAGCAGCCGTACGTTAGGGCTAAAAATTCCGATCCTGATTCGATTCTCCATATCAGCCGGTGTCCGTTATTTATTACGctcatatttatttatttttatgtgggATTTATACTAAAATCTTTCCaagtgaaaaacaaaagagtaCAAAAGATCATTCTCAAAGAAATGAGACCAAAAGCCATCGAGAAGCAAGGAGACTAGGTCTATACCCACttccaaaacaaacaaaaagataaaaaataacTAAGAAAACATCAAGCAAATACTCTATCATACGATAATTCAGAAAACTCAAGTAATCAACTTGCATGAACTTGTTGGGCGCAATAGGGGTGATTATGTTGGGTTCATAAAAGGGAGAGATGGAAATATgggtttgaaattgaaagTTGCTGAAATTGAAAGCTCACACACAACTGAGCTATCACGTGATATATTCATGATTCAAAATGGGCTACaaaaagagacacaattggactgGCTATGCAGGAGGCTTCATCAAGTACCCCCCTCCCCCAAGTTGCAGAGCGACTTGAGCTGCAGAATTGAGAATATTTCGCGGCTATAGCATGAGCATCCTCCCAAGTGGCGTCAGCCTCTCGCAAGCCTTTCCATTGCACCAACCAAGTGGTTATATTGTGGTTGTTGGCGCGCCTTGTGCCCATGTCAAGGACCTTGCTGGGTTCCCACATAATCTAGCCTTTGTTGCCGAATTAGGGAAGTGTGCCGGAGACCGGAGTATCTGTGCCGAGCCTCTTCTTCAAAGTGGAGACATGGAAGACTGGGTGGAGTTTGGAATTGGCAGGGAATGCCAAGCGGTAAGCTAATTGGCCGATTCTCTTGGTGATCTGAAAAGGATCTATAATATCGTGGAGCTAATTCGTGAGTAGCCCTCTTTGTCAAACTTTGTTGGCAATATGGTTGCAGCTTGAAAAACACCCAATCCCCTTTCTTGAATTCTCTTTGTGTTCGATTTTTGTTTGCCATTATCCTCATTATGTTTTGTGCCCATGTCATGTTGTGTTTCAGGTGTTGCAAAAGAGCATCTTTGTCTTTTAAGGATTGTTCCACGACTTGGACTCCTAAAGTACCAAGGATGTAGCTCTCAATTGAGGGTGGAGGGTAGCCATACAGGGCCTGGAAGGGTGACATTTTGATTGAAGAATGGTAATTGGTATTGTTCTACCACTTTGTCCAGTGTAAAAGCTCCTGCCACGAAAAGGGCTTGTCTTGCACAAAGCTTCGCATGTATTGTTCCAAGGATTTGTTTACGATCGCGGTTTGTCCATCAAACTGAGGGTGGTAGGCGGAACTATGACAAAGACTTGTGCCTTGAAGCTTAAAGAAATCCAACCAGAAGTTTGATAGAAAGATGGGGTCCCTGCAGCTAATGATGGAGCGGGGCATACCGTGAAGGCGGAAGATATTGCGCATGAACGAATTTGCTATCTGTACTACAGTAAATGGGTGGGAGACTGGAACAAAATGTGAATATTTAGATAGTCGATCAACGACACCATGATGCAGTTAAAACCATTGGAATTTGGGAGACCTTCCACCTAATCCATAGAGATGTCACTCCAAACATGATTTGGGAAAGGTAGGGGCTGTAAGAGGCCTGATGGGTGAATGGATTCATATTTTTGGTATTGACATTGATCGCAAGAAGCCACATACAATTTGATTTCATTACGCGCACTCGACCAACTAAAATTTCTCTTCAAACGAGCCAAGGTACGGAGGCAACCAGAATGGCCAACTTGTAAAGTGCCATGGAATTCATGTAAGAGTTTGGAATGCCACTCATTAGTGAAAGGTACATATATAAGGTCATTGTAATACAACCGCCCATTGAATAACCTGTACTTATGATTGGTATGTGTACCTTGTTTGATGGAATTGAGAATTGCATATGCCTCTGGATCATATATACAAGCTTGATCAATTAAGTGGATGCTATCAAACAACGTGGCTGATGTGGTTGTGATTGCATAAAACTCGTGATGGCGGAAAAGTACGTCAGGCAATGTGTTAGTGCTCCCTGCCTTGTACTCAATTGTAACCAAGTAATTTGGCAATCCATTTGTGTTGATTGAGCAGGGGTGGAGATTCGTTGATCCATGAGAAACTTGAGCGTTTGGTGGCTTGTGAGTATTTTGAAGGTGTTTCCAATTAGGTAAGGTCGCCATTTATTCACCACAAACATGATAGGAAACATTTCAGGCTCATAAGTGGATAAGGCTTGATGGCGGGCCGAGAGGGATTTACTCAAGAAGACAACTAGGTGACGCTCTTGTGTAAGAACAACACCTATACCAACTCCACTTGCATCAGTTTCAAGTACAAATGGTTTGTTGAAATCCAAGAGAGCAAGAACCGGCGCTATTGTTATGGCCTATTTCAATCTATCAAATGCTTTAATTGCCTCTTCTGTCCACACAAAATTGCCATGTTTTAACAAGTTGTGTAATGGTTGAGCAATCACTCCAAAATATGGAACAAACCGACGGTAGTAACCCGCAAGCCCAAGGAACCCTCTGAGGCCTTTGGTAGTGTTCGGTCTCGGCCAATTCACTATGCTTTGCACCTTTGTTGGATCCATAAATACCCTTGCACTAGTCACTATATGTCCCAAGTACTCTACCTGTTGTTGAACCAGAGAGCATTTTGAAAGCTTGAGTTTCAAGGAGTTGGCTCTCAATATT from Argentina anserina chromosome 2, drPotAnse1.1, whole genome shotgun sequence carries:
- the LOC126785281 gene encoding serine/threonine-protein kinase RIPK; amino-acid sequence: MTAEKVTWKCIIPVCCSKVSDEDCTRQVQDKKTPFLQKRMSMLDVISDPSYVDDLSNSFSGLNLHVFSLAELKVATNGFSWSNLLGEGGFGPVYKGFVDDNLRPGTLKAQPVAVKLLDLDGFQGHSEWLAELVFLGQLRHPNIVKLIGYCCEEEHRLLVYEYIVRGSLEDQLFRRYSAALPWSTRMKIAVGAAKGLAFLHEDHRPVIFRDFKTSNVLVESDYTAKLSDFGLAKDGPEGEETHVVTRILGTQGYAAPEYIRTGHLTTKSDVYSFGVVLLELLTGKRSVDRTRRSRKQCLVEWARPLLKDPRKLNRIIDPRLEGQYSTKGASKAATLAYTCLSNNPKSRPVMTDVVMILESLQDFNEALTYQPFVYVAPNEEKDCNDEKENYHCRYTMKDILKTEVI